The following coding sequences lie in one Zingiber officinale cultivar Zhangliang chromosome 2B, Zo_v1.1, whole genome shotgun sequence genomic window:
- the LOC122047998 gene encoding uncharacterized protein LOC122047998 isoform X1: protein MHTAFRDYERSYDAHIVGSLHYASDTFSERMSDLVYAVKGKDTLVFHCALSQVAPFLLLSIVVAGVLVVNSTAVRGGFSNDPQDENDVGCYKGRFCRKRMVILAGKKFEGDCVEGNGQAIKKVVAAIGIIKEKKKGKEEDDDLYCLFFFFFALDALLDLLFGL, encoded by the exons ATGCATACTGCCTTCAGGGACTATGAGAGGAGTTACGACGCCCACATCGTAGGGTCACTTCACTATGCCAGTGACACTTTCTCAGAGAGGATGTCGGACCTCGTCTACGCTGTCAAGGGCAAGGACACCCTAGTCTTTCATTGCGCCCTCAGCCAGGTCGCCCcttttcttctcttgtcaattGTTGTGGCTGGTGTGTTGGTGGTGAACTCCACTGCTGTGCGTGGTGGTTTTAG CAATGATCCTCAAGATGAGAATGACGTAGGGTGCTACAAGGGGAGGTTTTGCAGAAAAAGAATGGTTATTCTTGCTG GAAAGAAGTTTGAAGGTGATTGTGTTGAAGGCAACGGACAAGCAATCAAAAAAGTTGTAGCTGCTATTGGAATTATCAAG gaaaagaagaaaggaaaagaagaggatgACGATTTgtattgtctttttttttttttttttgctttggaTGCCTTGTTAGATTTGTTGTTTGGATTATGA
- the LOC122047998 gene encoding uncharacterized protein LOC122047998 isoform X2: MSPAGSLHYASDTFSERMSDLVYAVKGKDTLVFHCALSQVAPFLLLSIVVAGVLVVNSTAVRGGFSNDPQDENDVGCYKGRFCRKRMVILAGKKFEGDCVEGNGQAIKKVVAAIGIIKEKKKGKEEDDDLYCLFFFFFALDALLDLLFGL; encoded by the exons ATGTCTCCGGCAG GGTCACTTCACTATGCCAGTGACACTTTCTCAGAGAGGATGTCGGACCTCGTCTACGCTGTCAAGGGCAAGGACACCCTAGTCTTTCATTGCGCCCTCAGCCAGGTCGCCCcttttcttctcttgtcaattGTTGTGGCTGGTGTGTTGGTGGTGAACTCCACTGCTGTGCGTGGTGGTTTTAG CAATGATCCTCAAGATGAGAATGACGTAGGGTGCTACAAGGGGAGGTTTTGCAGAAAAAGAATGGTTATTCTTGCTG GAAAGAAGTTTGAAGGTGATTGTGTTGAAGGCAACGGACAAGCAATCAAAAAAGTTGTAGCTGCTATTGGAATTATCAAG gaaaagaagaaaggaaaagaagaggatgACGATTTgtattgtctttttttttttttttttgctttggaTGCCTTGTTAGATTTGTTGTTTGGATTATGA
- the LOC122047999 gene encoding protein OSB2, chloroplastic-like, which translates to MATPPTLSLLQTPSSLKPLLSSINPSSSFSGLRSSARLQEKRIVDLRLVRRPSPPGPFAIRCTSGHGEYEYERGVYPRPQEIPWSKEFANSVHLIGTVGAPVQIKQLSSGKVVAWTRLGVKKSASETSWINLTFWDDLANVAFQHVEKGRQVYVSGRLVSDSVDGEDGKWQVFYKVIVQKLNFIERTFPAVSKYEQEMGAVPSGKVGNYVANTTASTVELWQAFFANPTEWWDNRNNKRNPKYPDFKHKDTGEVLWIESKNNPQWVKSQLAVLDSRMATLQANGSDASVSFMYGDDFTPF; encoded by the exons ATGGCGACACCGCCCACTCTATCGCTTCTCCAAACTCCCTCATCTCTCAAACCCTTACTTTCTTCCATAAACCCTAGCTCCTCCTTCTCCGGTCTCCGTTCCTCTGCTCGCCTCCAGGAGAAGCGAATCGTCGACCTCCGCCTCGTCCGCCGCCCCTCGCCTCCTGGCCCGTTCGCCATCCGGTGCACGAGCGGCCACGGCGAGTACGAGTACGAGCGGGGAGTGTACCCGCGGCCGCAAGAGATTCCATGGAGCAAGGAATTCGCCAACTCCGTCCACCTGATCGGCACCGTTGGCGCGCCCGTCCAGATCAAGCAACTCAGCAGCGGGAAGGTCGTCGCTTGGACCCGCCTCGGGGTCAAAAAGTCCGCTTCCGAGACCTCATG GATTAATCTAACATTTTGGGACGACCTTGCAAATGTGGCGTTCCAGCATGTGGAAAAGGGTCGGCAAGTGTATGTATCTGGGCGTCTCGTGTCAGATTCTGTTGATGGGGAAGATGGGAAATGGCAGGTCTTCTACAAG GTGATAGTTCAAAAGTTAAATTTCATCGAGAGGACCTTCCCTGCGGTCTCGAAGTATGAACAAGAGATGGGTGCTGTACCTTCAG GTAAGGTTGGGAACTATGTGGCTAATACCACTGCTTCTACAGTAGAGCTCTGGCAAGCCTTCTTTGCTAACCCCACAGAGTGGTGGGATAACAGGAACAATAAg AGGAACCCCAAATATCCTGATTTCAAGCACAAGGATACTGGTGAAGTGCTGTGGATTGAATCTAAGAACAACCCACAGTGGGTGAAGTCTCAATTGGCCGTACTGGATTCAAGAATGGCTACTCTCCAAGCCAATGGCAGTGATGCTTCTGTTTCTTTTATGTATGGTGATGATTTCACACCATTCTAG
- the LOC122048001 gene encoding uncharacterized protein LOC122048001, whose protein sequence is MDRMLSSDDRLKADIQLDLYNKAEGEFGTPIAKRTRMLRTPVSWWERFGSKTPELTTFAIRVLGLTCSASGCERNWSTFESIHTKKRNRLEHAKLNALVFVKYNFKLRERSIRRRDKIDPIVVDEINSDDEWITEKEGPVLPVTTKWLEDDELFESDPIVSVPSATFESLFDSDKRVEDVEDIVEVPPTNSKKRVA, encoded by the exons ATGGATAGGATGTTGTCTTCTGATGATCGTCTTAAAGCAGACATCCAATTGGACTTATATAATAAAGCTGAAGGAGAATTTGGAACTCCAATAGCAAAACGAACAAGAATGTTGCGAACTCCGG TCTCGTGGTGGGAACGTTTTGGAAGTAAGACACCCGAGCTTACTACATTTGCAATTCGAGTGCTTGGTCTCACTTGTAGTGCTTCgggatgtgaaagaaattggagcacTTTTGAATCG ATTCATACAAAAAAGAGAAATAGGCTTGAACATGCAAAGTTGAATGCGTTGGTGTTTGTGAAATATAACTTCAAGCTTAGGGAGAGAAGTATTAGGAGGAGAGACAAGATTGATCCCATTGTAGTTGATGAAATTAATTCAGATGATGAATGGATAACTGAGAAAGAAGGTCCAGTTCTCCCCGTAACTACTAAATGGCTTGAAGATGATGAATTATTTGAAAGTGATCCTATTGTGAGTGTGCCATCTGCTACCTTTGAAAGTCTTTTCGACTCAGATAAGCGAGTCGAAGATGTTGAGGATATAGTTGAAGTTCCTCCTACGAATTCAAAAAAAAGAGTTGCTTAA
- the LOC122048002 gene encoding auxin-responsive protein IAA31-like, whose amino-acid sequence METEMDNLKATELRLGLPGSGASDDAQPVPSRMSKRSMDDHTHAQKTQLVGWPPVRSYRKNAMKAEAAGLFVKVSMDGAPYLRKIDLRVYKGYKELREGLEDMFMVFEVCKGSEYTITYEDKDGDLMLVGDVPWEMFTSSCKKLRIIRGSEST is encoded by the exons ATGGAAACAGAGATGGACAACCTCAAGGCCACCGAGCTTAGGCTCGGCCTTCCGGGGAGTGGTGCCTCCGACGATGCACAGCCAGTGCCCTCAAGGATGTCTAAGCGCTCCATGGATGACCACACCCATGCCCAGAA AACACAGCTAGTTGGGTGGCCGCCAGTTCGCTCTTACCGGAAGAACGCGATGAAGGCTGAGGCAGCTGGGTTGTTTGTCAAGGTCAGCATGGATGGCGCCCCTTACTTAAGGAAGATCGATCTGAGGGTGTACAAAGGCTACAAGGAACTAAGGGAGGGGCTGGAGGACATGTTCATGGTCTTCGAGGTCTGCAAAGGGTCGGAATATACCATCACCTACGAAGACAAAGATGGGGACTTGATGCTCGTTGGAGATGTTCCATGGGA GATGTTCACATCTTCTTGCAAGAAGCTGAGGATTATAAGAGGGTCTGAGTCAACTTGA
- the LOC122047998 gene encoding uncharacterized protein LOC122047998 isoform X3, translated as MSPAERMSDLVYAVKGKDTLVFHCALSQVAPFLLLSIVVAGVLVVNSTAVRGGFSNDPQDENDVGCYKGRFCRKRMVILAGKKFEGDCVEGNGQAIKKVVAAIGIIKEKKKGKEEDDDLYCLFFFFFALDALLDLLFGL; from the exons ATGTCTCCGGCAG AGAGGATGTCGGACCTCGTCTACGCTGTCAAGGGCAAGGACACCCTAGTCTTTCATTGCGCCCTCAGCCAGGTCGCCCcttttcttctcttgtcaattGTTGTGGCTGGTGTGTTGGTGGTGAACTCCACTGCTGTGCGTGGTGGTTTTAG CAATGATCCTCAAGATGAGAATGACGTAGGGTGCTACAAGGGGAGGTTTTGCAGAAAAAGAATGGTTATTCTTGCTG GAAAGAAGTTTGAAGGTGATTGTGTTGAAGGCAACGGACAAGCAATCAAAAAAGTTGTAGCTGCTATTGGAATTATCAAG gaaaagaagaaaggaaaagaagaggatgACGATTTgtattgtctttttttttttttttttgctttggaTGCCTTGTTAGATTTGTTGTTTGGATTATGA
- the LOC122048000 gene encoding jacalin-related lectin 19-like, with the protein MARMNNYGDYNMGQRPNWDRMRPSNMGQGCPDITTIEIYSRGAIETVRVNYPNQEYSTFPNPYPNYPRGGPSNYGPNKIEAVKVGDWGANVGSQWDMGPVNKITSMKIYYGDVVDSIEITYWNNGSIRSTPRYGGGGGNPTQIDLKEGEYLSCMRGYIILNYQGLPCISQIIFETNLGKYGPYGRGSGTPFALPVLEGKIVGFFGRAGDYITSIGCYIMPN; encoded by the exons ATG GCTCGAATGAATAACTATGGGGATTATAACATGGGTCAACGACCTAATTGGGACAGGATGAGGCCTTCTAACATGGGCCAAGGGTGTCCAGACATCACAACGATCGAGATATACTCGAGGGGAGCAATTGAGACGGTCAGAGTAAACTACCCTAATCAAGAGTACTCAACTTTCCCTAATCCTTACCCTAATTACCCTAGAGGAGGACCGAGCAACTATGGGCCAAACAAG ATCGAAGCGGTCAAGGTCGGCGATTGGGGCGCCAATGTCGGCTCACAATGGGACATGGGCCCCGTAAACAAGATTACGAGCATGAAGATATACTACGGAGATGTAGTTGACTCGATCGAGATAACCTACTGGAACAATGGGTCCATCCGGTCGACTCCGAGATACGGTGGAGGAGGCGGCAACCCAACGCAG ATTGATCTGAAAGAGGGAGAGTACCTGAGCTGCATGAGAGGCTACATAATTTTGAACTACCAAGGGTTGCCTTGCATAAGTCAGATCATATTTGAGACCAATTTAGGGAAGTATGGGCCCTACGGAAGAGGGAGTGGGACCCCCTTTGCCCTTCCTGTTCTGGAAGGCAAAATTGTAGGGTTCTTTGGGCGTGCAGGGGATTATATCACTTCAATTGGGTGCTACATCATGCCTAATTGA
- the LOC122048900 gene encoding zinc finger BED domain-containing protein RICESLEEPER 2-like: MVVTGHWIDSCWNLQKRVLSFSNIPPPRRGLQISDAIFKCMKGWGIENKVFTITVDSASNNDLAIRYMKDTIQRSRTLACEGNLFHICCCAHILNLCVQDGLREIEDIISNIRESVEYENRLEVRRVQFIECVQQLQLKDEKLIRDCTTRWNSTFEMLSCALKFKEVFQMFKECDHFYGCCPQEEEWNKAQKICSLLETFWITTHIISGSEYPTSNLFLQEVQKIKSSLDTYAQHEDLFLKQLASKMKEKFDKYWGDCNLLMAITVVLDPTKKNVKEIINSLYEKYVVEETNNGAPHPSESESFGSSSVKRNQQSSVYSWDDFDNYCAKVETSEIKRSELFNFNTLNIRLLKRRSGIVGGLSRSSNEVANLFRRLYKEVVVKQDERGYIWSVLKEVNERGGADHEYGAWRAYLDHKPFCSRSFSAIVLFVINVTQLGFAVLNYFRPQKQL, translated from the exons ATGGTTGTCACTGGGCATTGGATTGATTCTTGTTGGAATTTGCAAAAGAGAGTTTTAAGTTTCAGTAACATTCCACCACCAAGGAGAGGTCTTCAAATTTCTGATGCCATTTTTAAGTGTATGAAAGGGTGGGGTATTGAAAACAAGGTTTTCACTATTACTGTTGATagtgcttcaaataatgatttagCCATTCGGTACATGAAAGATACCATTCAAAGATCTAGAACATTGGCATGTGAAGGAAATTTATTTCATATTTGTTGTTGTGCACATATCTTGAATTTGTGTGTTCAAGATGGATTGAGGGAGATTGAAGATATTATTAGTAATATAAGGGAAAGTGTAGAATACGAAAATCGTTTAGAGGTAAGACGTGTACAATTTATAGAGTGTGTGCAACAATTGCAGTTGAAGGATGAAAAATTGATTCGTGATTGCACAACTAGGTGGAACTCGACTTTTGAAATGTTAAGTTGTGcactcaagttcaaagaagtTTTTCAAATGTTCAAAGAATGTGATCACTTTTATGGTTGCTGCCCtcaagaagaagaatggaatAAAGCTCAAAAGATTTGCTCATTGTTGGAGACATTTTGGATAACCACACACATCATTTCTGGTAGTGAGTATCCTACTTCAAATCTATTTCTTCAGGAAGTTCAAAAAATAAAGTCATCATTGGATACTTATGCACAACATGAAGATTTGTTTCTTAAGCAACTGGCtagtaaaatgaaagaaaaatttgaCAAGTATTGGGGTGATTGTAATCTATTGATGGCTATAACTGTTGTGTTAGATCCAACCAAAAAAAAT gttaaggagataattaattcTCTTTATGAAAAGTATGTTGTTGAAGAAACTAATAACGGAGCACCTCATCCATCTGAGTCTGAGAGTTTTGGTTCTTCAAGTGTTAAAAGAAATCAACAAAGTTCTGTGTATAGTTGGGATGATTTTGATAACTATTGTGCAAAAGTTGAAACTTCAGAGATTAAGAGATCTGAATTG tttaattttaacaccCTCAACATTCGGTTGCTGAAGAGGAGGAGCGGGATCGTCGGCGGGCTAAGCAGGAGCAGCAATGAAGTGGCAAATCTGTTCCGCAGGCTCTACAAGGAGGTGGTGGTGAAGCAGGACGAAAGAGGCTACATTTGGAGCGTATTGAAGGAGGTGAACGAGCGTGGCGGCGCTGATCATGAATACGGTGCGTGGCGTGCGTATCTGGATCACAAGCCGTTTTGCTCGCGATCGTTCAGTGCGATTGTGCTGTTTGTGATTAACGTCACCCAGCTTGGTTTCGCTGTTCTCAACTACTTTAGGCCACAAAAACAACTTTGA
- the LOC122048899 gene encoding UPF0481 protein At3g47200-like: protein MVSDMESKLDILNEEANERREEPTIFKVPEILRGVDPEAYEPKMVALGPYHHHHHQIKGHLEGMNELKWHFLNKLLHQNPELGLRDYLRLVKGNANRARDAYAERLDLSEDDLVQILLLDCVFVIMNLWLWKMGDGYGSEAMQNNPSVVMNMPRSQSLLGRDMLLLENQLPFFLLQTLFDSAFPNEHSQLTSWVVEFFSAFADNDQKPPKVPDRSEVQFHHILHLFHSLIVVPPKGSSTTTAGRADQNMSDDPQDLQLGWIPSATWLEEAGIKFKRREKALSFLDVSFRNGELEIPRIEVDDDTNILFRNLIAFEQCYGKASSDVTAYASLMSCIVETPVDVGLLQRNGIIISGLGSNKGVANLFNRLCKEVVVNHDTCYIASVFKEVNEHCGAYCNKWRADLCHKYFRSPWTVCSIGAAILLFLIAIAQLVFAILKRH from the coding sequence ATGGTGAGCGATATGGAAAGCAAGTTGGATATCTTGAACGAGGAGGCGAACGAACGAAGAGAAGAGCCGACGATCTTTAAAGTCCCAGAAATCCTTCGAGGAGTCGATCCCGAGGCCTACGAGCCGAAGATGGTCGCACTCGGACcctaccaccaccaccaccaccaaattAAGGGCCATCTCGAGGGCATGAACGAGCTCAAATGGCACTTCCTGAACAAGCTACTGCACCAGAACCCTGAGCTTGGCTTGAGGGACTACCTCAGACTGGTCAAGGGAAATGCAAACAGAGCGCGCGATGCTTATGCAGAGCGACTAGACCTGAGCGAAGATGACTTGGTGCAGATCTTGCTGCTGGACTGCGTGTTCGTGATCATGAACTTGTGGCTATGGAAGATGGGCGATGGATATGGATCGGAGGCGATGCAGAATAATCCAAGTGTAGTTATGAACATGCCGCGATCACAAAGTCTGTTGGGGAGAGATATGCTGCTGCTAGAGAATCAGCTCCCCTTCTTTCTGCTTCAAACTCTGTTTGACTCGGCATTTCCCAACGAACATAGCCAGTTGACGAGTTGGGTGGTCGAGTTCTTCAGTGCGTTCGCCGATAATGATCAGAAACCGCCCAAAGTGCCTGATCGCAGCGAAGTACAGTTTCATCATATTCTTCACCTTTTCCATTCTCTCATCGTCGTCCCACCGAAGGGCAGCAGTACTACTACTGCAGGTCGAGCTGATCAAAACATGAGCGATGATCCACAAGATCTGCAGTTAGGATGGATCCCGAGTGCAACGTGGCTGGAGGAGGCAGGAATAAAGTTTAAGAGGAGGGAGAAGGCCTTGAGCTTTTTGGACGTCAGCTTTAGGAATGGCGAGTTGGAGATCCCTCGGATCGAGGTCGACGACGACACGAACATCCTGTTCAGGAACCTGATCGCGTTCGAGCAGTGCTACGGGAAGGCGAGCAGCGACGTGACGGCCTACGCCTCGCTCATGTCTTGCATCGTCGAAACTCCGGTCGACGTTGGATTGCTCCAAAGGAATGGAATCATCATCAGTGGACTCGGAAGCAACAAGGGGGTGGCTAATCTGTTCAACAGGCTCTGCAAGGAGGTGGTGGTTAACCACGACACGTGCTACATCGCGAGCGTCTTCAAGGAGGTCAACGAGCATTGCGGCGCCTATTGCAATAAATGGCGTGCGGATCTATGTCACAAGTACTTCCGTAGTCCTTGGACAGTTTGCTCGATTGGTGCCGCCATTTTGCTCTTCCTAATTGCCATCGCGCAACTTGTTTTTGCTATTCTTAAACGACATTGA
- the LOC122047998 gene encoding uncharacterized protein LOC122047998 isoform X4 translates to MHTAFRDYERSYDAHIVGSLHYASDTFSERMSDLVYAVKGKDTLVFHCALSQVAPFLLLSIVVAGVLVVNSTAVRGGFSNDPQDENDVGCYKGRFCRKRMVILADTILPKIESNKFHEIVDPTCAAIAE, encoded by the exons ATGCATACTGCCTTCAGGGACTATGAGAGGAGTTACGACGCCCACATCGTAGGGTCACTTCACTATGCCAGTGACACTTTCTCAGAGAGGATGTCGGACCTCGTCTACGCTGTCAAGGGCAAGGACACCCTAGTCTTTCATTGCGCCCTCAGCCAGGTCGCCCcttttcttctcttgtcaattGTTGTGGCTGGTGTGTTGGTGGTGAACTCCACTGCTGTGCGTGGTGGTTTTAG CAATGATCCTCAAGATGAGAATGACGTAGGGTGCTACAAGGGGAGGTTTTGCAGAAAAAGAATGGTTATTCTTGCTG ATACAATCTTGCCTAAGATTGAAAGTAACAAGTTTCATGAGATTGTGGATCCAACATGTGCAGCAATAGCAGAATAG